In Hermetia illucens chromosome 1, iHerIll2.2.curated.20191125, whole genome shotgun sequence, one genomic interval encodes:
- the LOC119661318 gene encoding putative apoptosis-inducing factor 1, mitochondrial isoform X2, translating to MITVLQCRQNWRIFRCVNYANRQIFSGFAGTLKCITRRNIYDSEQGSLCPPRDQPPPPPLQQLPNRSKYCKPPAGKRPGVPPGGSKPPGEDKNLRILIGLLALGGAAAAAYYLSNRGSREKGGQESSGKLLLPVKVPPSSDDLPKEVPYLLVGGGTASFSAFRAIKSHDPKAKVLVISNEFERPYMRPPLSKELWYHAEKNIVPADFKFKQWNGAERSLYYEPAEFYIEPTKLMQNENGGVAVAQGYTVKKVDVCERKVILTDGAEITYGECLLATGCVPKNLDVFESAPLNVKERVSVFRTTQDFVKLKEIAESKKSIAIIGSGFLGSELSCALAKHGSENGLQVYQIFFESGNMAKILPEYLSKWTMERVQDQGVCVIPKTQIDEANFQNNQVKLQLSNGKTVMVDHIVVCVGCEPNTAIAEVSGLETDSKLGGFVVNAELEARRHLYVAGDAACFYDPLLGRRRVEHHDHSVVSGRLAGENMTGAKKPYKHQSMFWSDLGPQVGFEGIGVVDSALPTVGVFAKKSASDEARQVANPQPVDFKHDAQDKGKEEEDAPNDEYDKGVIFYLKDGKVVGILLWNIFNRINVARKVINENKKFADLNEVAKLFDIHS from the exons ATGATCACAGTGCTACAATGTAGGCAGAATTGGCGAATATTCCGGTGCGTGAATTACGCAAATCGACAAATTTTCTCAG GTTTTGCTGGAACTCTAAAATGCATTACTCGACGAAATATTTACGATTCG GAACAAGGTAGCTTATGCCCTCCACGCGATCAGCCTCCGCCACCGCCATTACAACAGTTGCCGAACAGATCAAAATATTGTAAACCACCAGCTGGAAAAAGGCCAGGCGTCCCGCCAGGTGGTAGCAAGCCACCGGGTGAAGACAAGAACTTACGAATACTTATAGGGTTGCTGGCACTTGGTGGTGCAGCAGCGGCT GCTTACTATTTGAGCAATcggggctcgagggagaaaggTGGCCAAGAATCGTCGGGCAAATTATTGCTAC CTGTAAAAGTGCCTCCAAGCTCGGATGATCTACCGAAAGAAGTTCCTTATCTATTGGTTGGTGGTGGTACAGCAAGTTTCTCAGCATTCCGTGCAATCAAGTCCCATGACCCCAAAGCAAAG GTTTTGGTTATTTCGAACGAATTCGAACGACCATATATGCGACCTCCTTTGTCCAAGGAACTTTGGTATCATGCAGAGAAAAATATAGTTCCAGCtgatttcaaatttaaacaGTGGAACGGCGCAGAGCGAAGCTTGTATTACGAACCAGCCGAGTTCTACATTGAGCCTACAAAACTAATGCAGAACGAGAATGGTGGAGTAGCCGTGGCGCAAGGTTACACTGTAAAAAAGGTCGATGTTTGCGAACGGAAGGTCATATTAACAGATGGTGCAGAAATTACCTATGGTGAATGTTTATTGGCAACAG GTTGTGTACCGAAAAATCTTGATGTATTCGAATCAGCTCCTCTGAATGTGAAGGAAAGGGTCTCAGTATTTCGCACAACACAAGACTTCGTAAAGCTCAAAGAAATTGCCGAATCAAAAAAATCGATTGCTATAATTGGAAGTGGATTTTTGGGTAGTGAATTATCCTGCGCCTTAGCCAAGCATG GAAGTGAAAACGGTTTGCAAGTTTATCAAATATTCTTCGAATCAGGCAATATGGCGAAAATCCTGCCTGAATATCTCAGCAAGTGGACGATGGAGAGGGTGCAGGATCAAGGTGTATGTGTCATTCCTAAGACGCAAATAGATGAGGCCAATTTCCAGAACAATCAAGTCAAATTACAGCTAAGCAATGGGAAAACAGTTATGGTCGATCAT attGTCGTCTGCGTTGGATGCGAGCCAAACACTGCCATCGCGGAAGTTTCGGGGCTGGAGACAGATTCTAAATTAGGAGGTTTTGTGGTAAATGCTGAACTTGAAGCAAGAAGGCATTTATATGTG GCTGGTGACGCTGCCTGTTTCTATGATCCCTTACTTGGCCGACGAAGAGTCGAACATCATGATCATTCGGTTGTATCGGGTCGGCTTGCTGGTGAAAATATGACGGGAGCGA AAAAGCCGTACAAGCATCAAAGCATGTTTTGGTCAGACCTGGGGCCACAAGTAGGTTTCGAAGGTATTGGAGTCGTGGATTCAGCCCTGCCGACTGTCGGTGTATTCGCTAAGAAGTCAGCGAGCGATGAAGCGCGACAAGTGGCAAACCCACAACCTGTTGACTTCAAACACGATGCCCAGGATAAGGGTAAGGAAGAAGAGGATGCACCTAATGACGAGTATGACAAAGGCGTCATATTCTATCTGAAAGATGGGAAGGTCGTTGGCATTCTGCTCTGGAACATATTCAATCGAATCAATGTAGCACGGAAGGTTATCAATGAAAACAAGAAATTTGCCGATTTGAATGAGGTTGCGAAACTGTTTGATATTCATTCCTAA
- the LOC119661318 gene encoding putative apoptosis-inducing factor 1, mitochondrial isoform X1 — translation MITVLQCRQNWRIFRCVNYANRQIFSGFAGTLKCITRRNIYDSVNKRALEARSKLKPTKISQDPLVSDTTRLKLLAEQGSLCPPRDQPPPPPLQQLPNRSKYCKPPAGKRPGVPPGGSKPPGEDKNLRILIGLLALGGAAAAAYYLSNRGSREKGGQESSGKLLLPVKVPPSSDDLPKEVPYLLVGGGTASFSAFRAIKSHDPKAKVLVISNEFERPYMRPPLSKELWYHAEKNIVPADFKFKQWNGAERSLYYEPAEFYIEPTKLMQNENGGVAVAQGYTVKKVDVCERKVILTDGAEITYGECLLATGCVPKNLDVFESAPLNVKERVSVFRTTQDFVKLKEIAESKKSIAIIGSGFLGSELSCALAKHGSENGLQVYQIFFESGNMAKILPEYLSKWTMERVQDQGVCVIPKTQIDEANFQNNQVKLQLSNGKTVMVDHIVVCVGCEPNTAIAEVSGLETDSKLGGFVVNAELEARRHLYVAGDAACFYDPLLGRRRVEHHDHSVVSGRLAGENMTGAKKPYKHQSMFWSDLGPQVGFEGIGVVDSALPTVGVFAKKSASDEARQVANPQPVDFKHDAQDKGKEEEDAPNDEYDKGVIFYLKDGKVVGILLWNIFNRINVARKVINENKKFADLNEVAKLFDIHS, via the exons ATGATCACAGTGCTACAATGTAGGCAGAATTGGCGAATATTCCGGTGCGTGAATTACGCAAATCGACAAATTTTCTCAG GTTTTGCTGGAACTCTAAAATGCATTACTCGACGAAATATTTACGATTCGGTAAATAAACGAGCTCTAGAAGCCAGATCAAAATTGAAACCAACCAAAATATCCCAGGATCCTCTTGTTTCGGATACGACCCGATTGAAGCTATTAGCA GAACAAGGTAGCTTATGCCCTCCACGCGATCAGCCTCCGCCACCGCCATTACAACAGTTGCCGAACAGATCAAAATATTGTAAACCACCAGCTGGAAAAAGGCCAGGCGTCCCGCCAGGTGGTAGCAAGCCACCGGGTGAAGACAAGAACTTACGAATACTTATAGGGTTGCTGGCACTTGGTGGTGCAGCAGCGGCT GCTTACTATTTGAGCAATcggggctcgagggagaaaggTGGCCAAGAATCGTCGGGCAAATTATTGCTAC CTGTAAAAGTGCCTCCAAGCTCGGATGATCTACCGAAAGAAGTTCCTTATCTATTGGTTGGTGGTGGTACAGCAAGTTTCTCAGCATTCCGTGCAATCAAGTCCCATGACCCCAAAGCAAAG GTTTTGGTTATTTCGAACGAATTCGAACGACCATATATGCGACCTCCTTTGTCCAAGGAACTTTGGTATCATGCAGAGAAAAATATAGTTCCAGCtgatttcaaatttaaacaGTGGAACGGCGCAGAGCGAAGCTTGTATTACGAACCAGCCGAGTTCTACATTGAGCCTACAAAACTAATGCAGAACGAGAATGGTGGAGTAGCCGTGGCGCAAGGTTACACTGTAAAAAAGGTCGATGTTTGCGAACGGAAGGTCATATTAACAGATGGTGCAGAAATTACCTATGGTGAATGTTTATTGGCAACAG GTTGTGTACCGAAAAATCTTGATGTATTCGAATCAGCTCCTCTGAATGTGAAGGAAAGGGTCTCAGTATTTCGCACAACACAAGACTTCGTAAAGCTCAAAGAAATTGCCGAATCAAAAAAATCGATTGCTATAATTGGAAGTGGATTTTTGGGTAGTGAATTATCCTGCGCCTTAGCCAAGCATG GAAGTGAAAACGGTTTGCAAGTTTATCAAATATTCTTCGAATCAGGCAATATGGCGAAAATCCTGCCTGAATATCTCAGCAAGTGGACGATGGAGAGGGTGCAGGATCAAGGTGTATGTGTCATTCCTAAGACGCAAATAGATGAGGCCAATTTCCAGAACAATCAAGTCAAATTACAGCTAAGCAATGGGAAAACAGTTATGGTCGATCAT attGTCGTCTGCGTTGGATGCGAGCCAAACACTGCCATCGCGGAAGTTTCGGGGCTGGAGACAGATTCTAAATTAGGAGGTTTTGTGGTAAATGCTGAACTTGAAGCAAGAAGGCATTTATATGTG GCTGGTGACGCTGCCTGTTTCTATGATCCCTTACTTGGCCGACGAAGAGTCGAACATCATGATCATTCGGTTGTATCGGGTCGGCTTGCTGGTGAAAATATGACGGGAGCGA AAAAGCCGTACAAGCATCAAAGCATGTTTTGGTCAGACCTGGGGCCACAAGTAGGTTTCGAAGGTATTGGAGTCGTGGATTCAGCCCTGCCGACTGTCGGTGTATTCGCTAAGAAGTCAGCGAGCGATGAAGCGCGACAAGTGGCAAACCCACAACCTGTTGACTTCAAACACGATGCCCAGGATAAGGGTAAGGAAGAAGAGGATGCACCTAATGACGAGTATGACAAAGGCGTCATATTCTATCTGAAAGATGGGAAGGTCGTTGGCATTCTGCTCTGGAACATATTCAATCGAATCAATGTAGCACGGAAGGTTATCAATGAAAACAAGAAATTTGCCGATTTGAATGAGGTTGCGAAACTGTTTGATATTCATTCCTAA